The following proteins are encoded in a genomic region of Brachypodium distachyon strain Bd21 chromosome 1, Brachypodium_distachyon_v3.0, whole genome shotgun sequence:
- the LOC100826074 gene encoding vacuolar protein-sorting-associated protein 37 homolog 1 isoform X2: MSWRIPLFGSQQQQPEPNFQDIPTQSWYPPSVVGSSSHPSTPSSSSTSPHQRASDHSQSSSRGQPSPAEAAGIIARLKDKSVDELQRLLKDKEAYNAFFNSLDQVKTQNNLRSELRKETLQLARENLEKEQRISELRNQCTIIRTTELAAAEDRLADLERQKDEIMKSYSPAALLDKLQSSMVKLDEESEELHQKFLEKDMDLPTFVQKYKKLRAAHHKCALLHLSGKASVR, from the exons ATGAGCTGGAGAATTCCTCTCTTCGG ctctcagcagcagcaacctgAGCCGAATTTCCAGGACATACCTACGCAGTCTTGGTACCCTCCCTCGGTGGTAGGTTCATCTTCACATCCATCCACGCCCAGCTCTTCCAGTACTAGTCCACATCAAAGAGCCTCAGATCATTCTCAGTCTTCATCGCGTGGCCAACCATCTCCAGCTGAGGCTGCAGGGATAATTGCTCGTTTGAAGGATAAGAG CGTTGATGAGTTGCAGAGGCTGTTGAAAGATAAAGAAGCTTATAATGCTTTTTTCAATTCACTCGATCAAGTTAAAACACAGAACAAT TTACGCAGTGAGCTTAGAAAGGAGACACTGCAGCTTGCAC GTGAAAATTTGGAAAAGGAGCAACGAATCTCTGAGCTGAGGAATCAG TGCACTATAATAAGAACTACAGAACTAGCTGCTGCTGAGGACAGGTTGGCCGACTTGGAAAGGCAAAAGGACGAGATTATGAAGTCCTACTCCCCTGCTGCACTCCTTGACAAGCTGCAAA GTTCAATGGTGaagctggacgaggagtcTGAGGAGCTGCACCAGAAGTTCCTGGAGAAGGACATGGACCTGCCTACCTTTGTGCAGAAGTACAAGAAGCTCCGCGCTGCCCACCACAAATGTGCGCTGCTTCATCTCTCTGGCAAGGCCTCAGTTCGCTGA
- the LOC100826383 gene encoding ubiquitin-like-conjugating enzyme ATG10 isoform X1: MAPSLWDGTLSIDDFNASAKALMTKWREIDVEDSLPDWTWKPCCTMGVASQVEGFLALEGVFHTGAGSQTEDNNNLSDEGTVEHDTWVQSSSDSVHVYDFHIAYSFSYKVPLLYFQGHQAGGQLLTIDEIKKDLPAHSLNVLSESKWTFITREEHPHLSRPWFTLHPCGTSDWMKLLLGKSGEKDLCLQYLSTWLSVVGQAVGLKIPLKLHCNS, encoded by the exons ATGGCGCCCTCCCTTTGGGATGGAACTCTGTCTATCGACGACTTCAACGCCTCGGCGAAGGCTCTGATGACCAAGTGGAGGGAGATTGATGTCGAAGATTCTCTTCCAGACTGGACATGGAAACCTTGCTGCACAATGGGGGTGGCATCTCAG GTAGAGGGGTTTCTAGCTCTCGAAGGAGTGTTTCACACTGGTGCAGGAAGCCAG ACTGAGGATAACAACAACCTCAGCGATGAAGGAACTGTAGAGCATGATACTTGG GTCCAGAGCTCTAGTGATAGTGTTCATGTTTATGATTTCCATATTGCCTACAGCTTTTCTTACAAGGTTCCGTTGCTATACTTTCAAGGTCATCAGGCTG GTGGACAGCTACTAACTATAGATGAGATTAAAAAGGATCTCCCTGCCCACTCACTTAATGTATTAAGTGAGTCAAAGTGGACATTTATTACTCGGGAG GAGCATCCCCACCTAAGTAGGCCATGGTTCACCTTGCATCCCTGTGGTACGAGTGACTGGATGAAGTTGCTTCTAGGTAAATCGGGAGAGAAGGATCTATGTCTGCAATACTTGTCAACATGGTTATCTGTAGTTGGCCAGGCAGTAGGGTTGAAAATTCCGCTAAAGCTTCACTGCAATTCATAG
- the LOC100825450 gene encoding protein EMBRYO DEFECTIVE 514: MAEPEVAATAATAMETEASEANPSLKREREEGDVSAASAAAEAVEEAAAKKPRLEEEAKDVEEKGVEEGAKDVEGKGEEEGAKGEDGKPVKLGPKEFASSVDMFDYFFALLHSWTPQLEINKYEHMVLEDLVKKGHAEPSKKIGAGVEAFEIRNHPVWQSRCFFVRRVDGSSDDFSFRKCVDNILPLPEDLKMGKSNGKKGGGGHYKGNGGRGGRGGGGRGGGSFRGGRGRGRRGN, translated from the exons ATGGCTGAACCCGAGGTAGCTGCCACCGCAGCCACCGCCATGGAAACCGAGGCGTCGGAGGCGAACCCTAGTCTGAAGAGGGAGCGGGAGGAGGGGGACGTCTCCGCCGCCAGCGCTGCGGCGGAGGCAGTGGAGGAAGCGGCGGCTAAGAAACCGAGGCTGGAGGAAGAGGCGAAGGATGTTGAGGAGAAGGGGGTGGAAGAGGGGGCGAAGGATGTTGAGGGgaagggggaggaagagggggcgaAGGGAGAGGATGGGAAGCCGGTAAAGTTGGGGCCGAAGGAGTTCGCATCTTCCGTCGACATGTTCGACTACTTCTTCGCGCTGCTCCACTCCTGGACACCGCAGCTTGAGATCAATAAG TATGAGCATATGGTGTTGGAGGACCTGGTGAAGAAAGGCCATGCTGAGCCCAGTAAGAAGATTGGAGCAGGCGTTGAAGCCTTTGAGATCCGCAACCATCCCGTCTGGCAAAGCCGTTGTTTCTTTGTTCGCAGGGTTGATGGATCCTCCGATGATTTCAGCTTCCGCAAGTGTGTGGACAACATACTTCCTCTCCCTGAGGACCTGAAGATGGGCAAATCGAATGGCAAgaagggtggtggtggccacTACAAGGGCAACggcgggagaggaggccgaggcggtggtGGTCGAGGTGGAGGTAGCttccgcggcggccggggccggggcagGCGAGGCAACTAG
- the LOC100826074 gene encoding vacuolar protein-sorting-associated protein 37 homolog 1 isoform X1 has product MSWRIPLFGSSQQQQPEPNFQDIPTQSWYPPSVVGSSSHPSTPSSSSTSPHQRASDHSQSSSRGQPSPAEAAGIIARLKDKSVDELQRLLKDKEAYNAFFNSLDQVKTQNNLRSELRKETLQLARENLEKEQRISELRNQCTIIRTTELAAAEDRLADLERQKDEIMKSYSPAALLDKLQSSMVKLDEESEELHQKFLEKDMDLPTFVQKYKKLRAAHHKCALLHLSGKASVR; this is encoded by the exons ATGAGCTGGAGAATTCCTCTCTTCGG CAGctctcagcagcagcaacctgAGCCGAATTTCCAGGACATACCTACGCAGTCTTGGTACCCTCCCTCGGTGGTAGGTTCATCTTCACATCCATCCACGCCCAGCTCTTCCAGTACTAGTCCACATCAAAGAGCCTCAGATCATTCTCAGTCTTCATCGCGTGGCCAACCATCTCCAGCTGAGGCTGCAGGGATAATTGCTCGTTTGAAGGATAAGAG CGTTGATGAGTTGCAGAGGCTGTTGAAAGATAAAGAAGCTTATAATGCTTTTTTCAATTCACTCGATCAAGTTAAAACACAGAACAAT TTACGCAGTGAGCTTAGAAAGGAGACACTGCAGCTTGCAC GTGAAAATTTGGAAAAGGAGCAACGAATCTCTGAGCTGAGGAATCAG TGCACTATAATAAGAACTACAGAACTAGCTGCTGCTGAGGACAGGTTGGCCGACTTGGAAAGGCAAAAGGACGAGATTATGAAGTCCTACTCCCCTGCTGCACTCCTTGACAAGCTGCAAA GTTCAATGGTGaagctggacgaggagtcTGAGGAGCTGCACCAGAAGTTCCTGGAGAAGGACATGGACCTGCCTACCTTTGTGCAGAAGTACAAGAAGCTCCGCGCTGCCCACCACAAATGTGCGCTGCTTCATCTCTCTGGCAAGGCCTCAGTTCGCTGA
- the LOC100825759 gene encoding aspartyl protease 25, whose translation MAATRIPLILLLAIATIAAAADLSVYHNVHPPSSSPLESIIALAREDDARLLFLSSKAASTGVSSAPVASGQSPPSYVVRAGLGSPAQPILLALDTSADATWAHCSPCGTCPSSGSLFAPANSTSYAPLPCSSTMCTVLQGQPCPAQDPYDSSAPLPMCAFTKPFADASFQASLASDWLHLGKDAIPNYAFGCVSAVSGPTANLPKQGLLGLGRGPMALLSQVGNMYNGVFSYCLPSYKSYYFSGSLRLGAAGQPRGVRYTPMLKNPNRSSLYYVNVTGLSVGRAPVKVPAGSFAFDPATGAGTVVDSGTVITRWTPPVYAALREEFRRHVAAPSGYTSLGAFDTCFNTDEVAAGVAPAVTVHMDGGLDLALPMENTLIHSSATPLACLAMAEAPQNVNAVVNVLANLQQQNLRVVFDVANSRVGFARESCN comes from the coding sequence ATGGCGGCCACCAGAATCCcgctcatcctcctcctcgcaaTCGCCAccattgcggcggcggccgacctGTCCGTGTACCACAACGTGCACCCACCGTCCAGCTCCCCGCTGGAGTCCATCATCGCGCTGGCCCGCGAGGACGacgcgcgcctcctcttcctctcctccaagGCGGCCTCCACGGGGGTCTCCTCGGCGCCGGTCGCGTCGGGCCAGAGCCCGCCGTCCTACGTGGTCCGGGCCGGGCTAGGGTCCCCGGCCCAGCCCATCCTCCTCGCCCTCGACACCAGCGCGGACGCCACCTGGGCGCACTGCTCCCCGTGCGGCACGTGCCCCAGCAGCGGCAGCCTCTTCGCCCCGGCCAACTCCACCTCCTACGCCCCCCTCCCTTGCTCCTCCACCATGTGCACGGTCCTCCAGGGCCAGCCCTGCCCGGCCCAGGACCCCTACGACAGCTCGGCCCCGCTGCCCATGTGCGCCTTCACCAAACCTTTCGCCGACGCCTCCTTCCAGGCCTCCCTTGCCAGCGACTGGCTGCACCTGGGCAAGGACGCCATCCCCAACTACGCCTTCGGGTGCGTCAGCGCCGTGTCCGGGCCGACGGCCAACCTCCCGAAGCAGGGGCtcctgggcctgggccgcggGCCCATGGCTTTGCTATCCCAGGTCGGGAACATGTACAACGGCGTCTTCTCCTACTGCCTGCCCAGCTACAAGTCCTACTACTTCTCCGGCTCGCTccgcctcggcgccgccggccagccCAGGGGCGTGCGGTACACGCCGATGCTTAAGAACCCAAACCGCTCTTCGCTCTACTACGTGAACGTGACGGGCCTCAGCGTGGGCCGGGCCCCTGTCAAAGTGCCGGCGGGCTCGTTCGCGTTCGACCCGGCCACGGGGGCCGGCACGGTGGTGGACTCCGGCACGGTGATCACCCGGTGGACGCCGCCCGTGTACGCGGCGCTGCGGGAGGAGTTCAGGCgccacgtggcggcgccgAGCGGGTACACGTCGCTGGGCGCGTTCGACACGTGCTTCAACACGGACGAGGTGGCGGCCGGCGTGGCGCCCGCCGTGACGGTCCACATGGACGGCGGCCTCGACCTGGCGCTGCCGATGGAGAACACGCTCATCCACAGCAGCGCCACGCCGCTGGCGTGCCTGGCCATGGCCGAGGCGCCGCAGAACGTCAACGCCGTCGTCAACGTCCTCGCCAacctgcagcagcagaacCTCAGGGTCGTCTTCGACGTCGCCAACTCCCGCGTCGGCTTCGCGAGGGAGTCCTGCAACTAA
- the LOC100826383 gene encoding ubiquitin-like-conjugating enzyme ATG10 isoform X2 translates to MHQSQFLSLCRSRALVIVFMFMISILPTAFLTRFRCYTFKVIRLVCGQLLTIDEIKKDLPAHSLNVLSESKWTFITREEHPHLSRPWFTLHPCGTSDWMKLLLGKSGEKDLCLQYLSTWLSVVGQAVGLKIPLKLHCNS, encoded by the exons ATGCACCAGTCACAGTTTCTTTCTCTTTGCAGGTCCAGAGCTCTAGTGATAGTGTTCATGTTTATGATTTCCATATTGCCTACAGCTTTTCTTACAAGGTTCCGTTGCTATACTTTCAAGGTCATCAGGCTGGTAT GTGGACAGCTACTAACTATAGATGAGATTAAAAAGGATCTCCCTGCCCACTCACTTAATGTATTAAGTGAGTCAAAGTGGACATTTATTACTCGGGAG GAGCATCCCCACCTAAGTAGGCCATGGTTCACCTTGCATCCCTGTGGTACGAGTGACTGGATGAAGTTGCTTCTAGGTAAATCGGGAGAGAAGGATCTATGTCTGCAATACTTGTCAACATGGTTATCTGTAGTTGGCCAGGCAGTAGGGTTGAAAATTCCGCTAAAGCTTCACTGCAATTCATAG
- the LOC100824841 gene encoding uncharacterized protein LOC100824841, producing the protein MYKLGGRGSGRGGGGAKRPPAPHGRGRGASSSTSIGGVAPPPRGRAAAAAAAAAAAAAAAQAAGRDESFSLESSGPPSFAAIIRLTPDLVDEIRRAEEAGSGARIKFNSNMFNSAENIIDVGGKEFNFTWASERGELCDIYEERQSGEDGNGLLTERGSAWRKVNVQRILDESAQNLVKMRSEEAERLSKSRKSIVLDPGNPSVKSQAKSMTAAAVEGNMRRMKWNQKKDFKKNQAAVIPTKSISKVKLSNSTPKGNLSTSPAPSPEQPFPARSAANNEVIIPFELNKEETSKVEKATPNRISQGINRRASAVSASIDDTTTDLRSLLIAILSENPKGMNLKALEKAVADTIPNASKKIEIIIKNIANFQTPGRYFLKPELEVENSKRRASGSGRTIDENTKEAAPSLQIDDPDIFENIEIGGSPVSAAGDEKVNKDSDDKAGTSSESGSDSDSDSDSSGSGSDSGSQSRSAASGSGSSSDSDSDASSSSKEGSDAFVDITSDDNKADTTHRKVADELKLSSSPRDLPTLDADDEQIDIGTNLDYKCTSHIDLNSFNIDNDEALYTAAETDNFGAANIDMVSEIPGNKNITSTRLDSSIADGKYPANEMFYGDNLIDDFSAVNRESLPNEEAIQLTKQHGSRRKSTSKDGTKHAPTRIADKGPKPTLKRCSGNENATTKPESAKKAKVDIEYSGAAGSFSEQRQNLVPDKRINERLTKEIGNVGSEAHTDLHLQGSSPVKGRHSASGNLQKQNQSPNVPMPTIHSEGTQETIEKASSKKKIDKMQKPLNSMDGNSGRGYVEDHRANFDDSDDSAARKRGRHGGPFLDGKVHKRSKDTNADANNMNLTKGARGNVNHGMHTSLPECTEANGEPPIFQNNADKSPQGKKVLQREHSDLELGEFREGSLENDIGRTKKQLERNSSSKSLDGKITNVDNSYPNMNNRKVALSGFHDQRKPSPHEFSTGGNINQEGLPRKTPAYDFDINRSQQRVNVSQGRQLPRIDNPDPENILYPDRLIEKTGKTETKVAQGGMLDHVDPKKKKTTPKLPRNGTKNGIVSRTGKSISPAENEERSRNNSLIETETSRKRRDSSSDEDNLFFSKYNKDEPELKGPINDFSQYKGYLQEYNEKYEVYSYLNSQIKKTQSEFLKVQEDLNVAKERDKDQYYNIVERLKDMYHESGTRHKLMKKVFVLLHQELQNIKQRIKDFAEAYSNEFSTVPISYSHGWFRIRRPRARLRLIEKFGTHSTGDVSPDASSTRPWVPLPAHPEKGEATQRGLSRTPEQTPAPHHLSIPTPWTGRRKSVRKHPEIGLGDRRDGDSAGGELRRLAAASAGVSLARAPEMDAAERVRWRFSDGGVTDLLDARSLHCSPEISKRMQFHSSLVQRLGLEKEMEGHVGCVNAISWNSNGSLLISGSDDTRINIWSYANREMLHDIDTGHSANVFCTKFVPETSDDVVVSGAADAEVRVFNLSRLSGRRSREISMEPAAVYQCHSRRVKKLAVEVGNPNVVWSASEDGTLRQHDFRECTSCPRVGLANQECRNVLLDLRCGAKKSLADPPKQPLAFKSCDISSVRPHQLLVGGSDAFARLYDRRMLPPLSSCQTRRKPPPCIKMFCPLHLADNRKSNLHLTHVAFSPNGKEVLLSYSGEHVYLFDVDPDNMSSVRYTPDDVHNQLCLPPFHKEPAIQCSKQNKLRPNNASRNLSRVDMLKKLMQAMIKSLETGTNLMHGIEACCQILEVMDSDIDDKMRHDCLCTRAGLYLKRRWKNDVYMAIRDCNGARNIDFTSFQAHLYMAEALLQLGRLKEACEYTDAANSLVPPYSVSAKQVENIKERLAAAEHEKSRKDQQGNTNVDARHGRLRSLSDLLFRSDVSGSSSQEGREDSDNDDEMELDFDTSVSGDESRDSDPGAVRGSLSLRFHRRDDQTNEQSVDNGLVESSQSASNGDSAHELEVAIDMKQRYVAHCNVGTDIKQASFLGEQGDFIASGSDDGKWFIWEKKTGRLIKMLAGDGAVVNCIQSHPYDCAVATSGIDNTIKLWTPDAEATPMVAGPEIDVLSAIENNQKKLSRNREILLPFEFLERFRMHEFAEGSLHPLECAQT; encoded by the exons ATGTACAAGCTCGGCGGCCGTGGCagtgggcgcggcggcggcggcgcgaagcGCCCGCCGGCACCCCATGGCCGCGGCCggggcgcctcctcctccacctccatcgGCGGCGTGGCCCCACCTCCCCGGggtcgcgccgccgctgcagccgccgcggcggcggcggcggcggcagcggcgcaggCAGCGGGGCGCGACGAGTCCTTCAGCCTAGAGTCCAGCGGACCGCCCTCCTTTGCGGCAATCATAAGGCTGACTcccgacctcgtcgacgagaTCCGGCGGGCGGAGGAAGCCGGTAGTGGCGCCCGCATCAAGTTCAACTCCAACATGTTCAACTCCGCGGAGAAC ATTATCGACGTTGGTGGTAAAGAATTCAATTTTACATGGGCATCCGAACGTGGTGAGTTATGTGATATTTATGAAGAACGTCAAAGTGGAGAGGATGGGAATGGACTACTTACGGAACGTGGCTCTGCTTGGCGCAAGGTGAATGTGCAACGTATTTTGGATGAATCAGCACAGAACCTTGTGAAAATGCGCTCGGAGGAGGCTGAACGTCTCTCGAAATCTCGAAA ATCAATTGTGCTGGACCCTGGAAATCCATCTGTGAAGAGTCAGGCCAAGTCAATGACTGCTGCAGCTGTAGAAG GTAATATGCGGAGGATGAAATGGAACCAAAAGAAGGATTTCAAGAAGAATCAAG CTGCCGTTATTCCAACCAAGTCGATTTCCAAAGTAAAGCTGTCTAACAGTACTCCCAAAGGAAATTTATCGACATCACCCGCGCCTTCTCCCGAGCAACCATTTCCTGCTCGGTCTGCTGCAAATAATGAAGTCATAATACCTTTTGAGTTGAATAAAGAGGAAACTAGTAAAGTTGAGAAAGCAACACCAAATAGGATATCTCAAGGAATAAATCGCCGGGCAAGTGCTGTTTCTGCAAGTATTGATGATACCACGACTGATTTACGAAGCCTCTTGATAGCTATACTCTCCGAAAATCCAAAAGGGATGAACTTAAAG GCCTTGGAGAAAGCTGTTGCAGACACAATTCCAAACGCATCAAAGAAAATAGAGATCATCATTAAGAAT ATCGCAAATTTCCAAACACCAGGGAGGTATTTTCTCAAACCTGAACTAGAGGTGGAAAACTCTAAAAGGCGTGCATCTGGCAGTGGAAG GACTATCGATGAGAACACCAAAGAAGCTGCGCCGAGCTTGCAGATAGATGACCCTGATATATTTGAGAATATTGAAATTGGGGGCTCCCCAGTTTCGGCTGCAGGAGATGAGAAGGTCAATAAAGACAGTGATGATAAAGCAGGTACCTCTAGTGAGAGCGGAAGTGATAGTGACAGTGACAGTGACAGTAGTGGTAGTGGAAGTGATAGCGGGAGTCAGAGCAGAAGTGCTGCAAGTGGCAGTGGAAGCAGCAGTGACAGTGACAGTGATGCTTCATCAAGCAGCAAGGAAGGGTCTGATGCATTTGTGGATATCACAAGTGATGACAACAAAGCAGATACAACACACAGAAAAGTAGCAGATGAACTGAAGTTGTCTTCCTCGCCAAGAGATTTGCCAACATTGGATGCCGATGATGAACAAATTGACATTGGAACAAATCTGGATTATAAGTGTACATCACACATTGATCTCAATAGTTTTAATATTGACAATGATGAGGCATTATATACAGCTGCAGAAACTGACAACTTTGGTGCAGCCAACATAGACATGGTGTCAGAAATTCCAGGAAACAAAAACATCACGAGTACTAGGTTAGATTCTAGTATAGCTGATGGCAAGTACCCTGCAAACGAAATGTTTTACGGGGACAATCTCATTGATGACTTCTCAGCAGTGAATCGTGAAAGCTTACCTAATGAAGAAGCTATTCAATTAACAAAGCAGCATGGTAGTAGAAGAAAATCAACCTCAAAGGACGGAACAAAGCATGCCCCAACAAGGATTGCAGATAAAGGTCCCAAACCCACATTGAAAAGGTGTTCAGGTAATGAGAATGCTACCACAAAGCCAGAAAGTGCCAAAAAGGCCAAGGTTGACATTGAGTATTCAGGAGCTGCAGGTTCTTTCTCAGAGCAAAGACAAAACTTAGTTCCTGACAAACGTATCAATGAGAGGTTGACCAAAGAGATAGGAAATGTTGGCTCGGAAGCACATACTGATCTACATTTACAAGGTAGTAGTCCTGTGAAAGGAAGACATTCGGCTTCTGGAAATCTGCAAAAGCAAAATCAGAGCCCAAATGTACCCATGCCAACAATACACTCTGAGGGAACACAAGAAACGATTGAGAAAGCAAGttctaagaaaaaaatagataagATGCAGAAACCTTTGAATAGTATGGATGGTAACTCTGGAAGGGGTTATGTTGAAGACCACCGCGCCAATTTTGATGACTCTGATGATTCTGCGGCAAGAAAAAGGGGTAGGCACGGGGGGCCTTTTCTTGATGGGAAAGTGCACAAACGCTCAAAGGATACTAATGCTGATGCAAATAACATGAATTTAACCAAAGGAGCCAGAGGAAATGTTAACCACGGCATGCACACATCTCTTCCTGAATGCACTGAAGCTAATGGCGAGCCACCAATTTTCCAAAATAATGCTGATAAATCACCTCAGGGAAAAAAGGTGCTCCAGAGAGAGCATTCTGATCTCGAGTTGGGTGAATTCCGTGAGGGTTCTTTGGAAAATGACATCGGGAGgacaaagaaacaattggAGAGAAATAGTTCTTCCAAGTCCCTTGATGGTAAAATAACTAACGTAGATAATTCCTACCCCAATATGAACAACAGGAAGGTTGCTCTATCTGGTTTTCATGATCAGAGGAAACCGTCACCACACGAATTTAGTACTGGAGGTAATATAAACCAGGAAGGATTACCAAGGAAGACACCAGCATATGACTTCGATATTAATAGGTCTCAACAAAGAGTAAATGTTTCACAGGGTCGTCAATTGCCAAGGATTGATAATCCAGATCCAGAGAACATATTATACCCAGATAGGTTGATAGAGAAAACAGGTAAAACGGAAACAAAAGTGGCACAGGGTGGAATGCTAGATCATGTTGatccgaagaagaagaaaactacTCCCAAGCTTCCTCGGAATGGTACCAAGAATGGCATAGTGTCTAGAACAGGGAAATCAATTTCCCCTGCAGAGAATGAGGAAAGAAGTAGGAATAACTCTTTGATTGAGACTGAGACAAGTAGAAAGAGAAGGGACAGCTCTTCCGATGAggataatttatttttctcaaagTACAATAAGGATGAGCCAGAACTGAAAGGTCCAATAAATGATTTCTCACA ATACAAAGGTTATTTGCAGGAGTACAATGAGAAGTATGAGGTTTACTCTTACTTGAACAGTCAGATAAAGAAAACACA GTCTGAATTCTTAAAGGTTCAGGAGGATCTCAATGTTGCTAAAGAAAGAGACAAGGATCAGTACTATAACATTGTGGAAAGACTCAAAGACATGTATCATGAATCGGGCACA AGGCATAAATTGATGAAGAAGGTGTTTGTATTGCTTCATCAAGAGTTGCAG AATATCAAGCAAAGAATTAAAGACTTCGCAGAGGCCTATTCAAATGA GTTCTCCACCGTGCCCATCTCCTACTCCCACGGTTGGTTTCGGATCAGACGGCCACGAGCGCGCCTCAGACTCATCGAGAAATTTGGGACCCACTCGACAGGCGACGTTTCACCCGACGCAAGCTCCACGCGTCCGTGGGTCCCACTGCCCGCTCACCCGGAAAAAGGCGAAGCAACGCAGCGAGGCCTCTCTCGAACCCCAGAGCAAACCCCCGCACCGCACCATCTCTCCATTCCGACCCCCTGGACTGGAAGGCGCAAGAGCGTCCGGAAGCATCCGGAAATCGGCCTCGGCGATCGGCGAGACGGCGATTCGGCTGGAGGGGAGCTGCGACGCCTAGCCGCCGCCTCTGCTGGGGTCTCACTCGCCCGGGCGCCCGAGATGGACGCGGCGGAGAGGGTGCGGTGGCGCTTCTCGGACGGCGGCGTCACCGATCTGCTCGACGCCCGCAGCCTCCATTGCTCCCCC gaAATTAGTAAGAGAATGCAGTTCCATTCTTCTTTAGTACAACGGCTTGGTTTGGAAAAGGAGATGGAG GGTCACGTTGGTTGTGTCAATGCTATTTCATGGAACTCAAATGGCTCACTTCTGATATCAGGATCAGATGACACTAGA ATCAACATCTGGAGTTATGCTAATCGTGAGATGTTGCATGACATTGACACCGGACATTCTGCAAATGTGTTCTGCACAAAATTTGTCCCTGAAACATCTGATGACGTAGTAGTCTCAGGAGCAGCAGATGCAGAG GTTCGTGTTTTCAATTTGTCTCGTTTAAGTGGCAGAAGGTCTAGGGAAATTTCTATGGAGCCAGCTGCAGTTTACCAATGCCACTCAAGGAGGGTCAAGAAACTAGCT GTTGAAGTTGGCAACCCTAATGTAGTGTGGAGTGCAAGCGAGGATGGTACTCTCAGGCAGCATGATTTTAGGGAGTGCACTTCCTGTCCTCGTGTAGGATTGGCTAATCAGGAATGCCGCAATGTGCTT CTAGATCTTCGATGTGGAGCAAAGAAGTCTTTAGCTGACCCTCCCAAACAACCGCTGGCATTCAAGTCTTGTGATATTAGCTCTGTTCGTCCCCATCAGCTCCTTGTTGGTGGGAG TGATGCATTTGCCCGGCTGTACGATAGGAGAATGCTTCCACCATTGAGCTCATGTCAAACAAGAAGGAAGCCACCCCCTTGTATTAAAATGTTCTGTCCATTGCACCTTGCTGATAAT AGGAAGTCAAATTTGCATCTTACACATGTTGCATTCAGCCCAAATGGGAAGGAGGTTCTTTTGAGTTACAGTGGTGAAcatgtatatttatttgatgtTGACCCAG ACAATATGAGTTCAGTGAGATACACACCAGATGATGTACACAATCAATTATGTTTGCCGCCTTTTCACAAGGAACCAGCAATACAatgttcaaaacaaaataagttGCGACCAAACAATGCTTCGAGAAATTTGTCTAGG GTAGATATGTTGAAGAAACTCATGCAAGCCATGATAAAATCTCTGGAGACAGGCACTAACTTAATGCATGGGATTGAAGCATGCTGTCAAATACTTGAGGTCATGGATTCTGATATTGATGATAAGATGAGGCATGATTGCTTGTGTACTCGAGCAGGATTGTACCTAAAG AGGAGGTGGAAAAATGATGTTTACATGGCTATTCGGGATTGCAATGGAGCAAGGAATATTGATTTTACATCATTTCAAGCACACTTGTACATGGCTGAGGCATTATTGCAG TTAGGAAGACTGAAGGAGGCATGTGAATATACAGATGCAGCAAATAGTCTTGTTCCACCATATTCAGTGTCTGCAAAACAAGTAGAAAATATAAAGGAGCGACTTGCTGCTG CTGAACATGAGAAAAGTAGAAAAGATCAACAAGGAAATACTAACGTTGATGCGCGGCATGGAAGGTTACGGTCATTGAGTGATCTACTATTTAGATCAGATGTTAGTGGGTCATCATCACAGGAGGGTCGAGAAGATTCAGATAATGACGATGAGATGGAGTTAGACTTTGATACATCAGTGTCAGGTGACGAAAGCCGTGATAGTGATCCAGGTGCCGTTCGAGGTAGTTTAAGTTTAAGATTTCACCGAAGAGATGATCAAACTAATGAACAATCGGTTGACAATGGATTGGTTGAGTCCAGTCAGTCTGCTAGTAATGGTGATTCTGCCCATGAG CTGGAAGTTGCCATTGATATGAAACAAAGATATGTTGCACACTGCAATGTGGGGACTGATATAAAGCAGGCTAGCTTTCTTGGTGAACAAG GGGATTTTATTGCCAGCGGAAGTGATGATGGTAAATGGTTCATATGGGAGAAAAAAACAGGAAGGCTTATCAAAATGCTTGCAGGAGATGGAGCCG TTGTGAACTGTATACAGTCTCATCCATATGATTGTGCTGTCGCAACAAGTGGAATTGATAATACAATAAAG TTGTGGACACCAGATGCAGAAGCTACACCTATGGTGGCAGGACCAGAAATTGATGTACTAAGTGCCATAGAGAACAACCAGAAGAAGTTATCCCGCAACCGTGAAATTTTGTT gccttttgaatttttggaaCGATTTCGGATGCATGAATTTGCCGAAGGAAGTTTACATCCTTTAGAGTGTGCCCAGACATGA